A region of Drosophila mauritiana strain mau12 chromosome 3L, ASM438214v1, whole genome shotgun sequence DNA encodes the following proteins:
- the LOC117139779 gene encoding uncharacterized protein LOC117139779 has translation MASIDEGSRVERRFCALGSHTLRKPYRQLNNKYLVRFACLLNSEIRVGNLICCKCYTDLVRLYRKKNDNAKRHKMARETAASITDVSGSQSSSHQRSTSSASSLRELQASSQSSEFGASYSEGIVTADDALCSQRSLSHDSDNVPTTSAAAIQKRQLARANVMGKPSQRVSFAQTTSDSDDYDPNSNLSLNAVNGTRLPHIQPIPKRRPTVLDKPSMDIYLMGTTGG, from the coding sequence ATGGCCTCCATTGACGAGGGCTCGCGCGTTGAGCGGAGATTCTGCGCACTCGGCAGCCACACGCTGCGGAAGCCGTACCGTCAACTGAACAACAAATATTTGGTGCGCTTCGCCTGTCTGCTGAACAGCGAGATTCGGGTGGGCAACCTCATCTGCTGCAAGTGCTACACGGACCTGGTGCGACTATATCGGAAGAAGAACGACAATGCCAAACGGCACAAGATGGCCAGGGAGACTGCCGCGAGCATTACGGACGTAAGCGGCAGTCAGTCGTCGTCGCACCAAAGGTCCACTTCGTCTGCGTCCTCTTTGCGGGAATTGCAGGCTTCTAGCCAAAGTTCCGAGTTCGGTGCCTCTTACAGTGAGGGCATTGTGACTGCCGATGACGCGCTGTGCTCCCAGAGAAGCTTAAGTCACGATTCAGACAACGTACCCACTACCAGCGCTGCAGCGATCCAAAAACGCCAGCTTGCGAGGGCAAACGTAATGGGGAAACCGTCGCAGAGGGTGAGCTTTGCCCAGACTACTTCGGATAGCGATGACTACGACCCCAATTCGAATCTTAGTTTGAACGCCGTGAATGGCACTCGACTGCCCCACATTCAGCCGATTCCAAAGAGGCGTCCGACCGTCCTGGACAAGCCGTCCATGGATATTTACTTGATGGGAACCACAGGTGGTTAG